A single window of Achromobacter xylosoxidans DNA harbors:
- a CDS encoding L-serine ammonia-lyase, whose amino-acid sequence MAVSVFDLFKIGIGPSSSHTVGPMRAALLFAQGLERDGLLPKVASVRAELYGSLGATGKGHGTDKGVLLGLMGEAPDTVDPAAIAGMIASVRASRQLPLLGHYPVPFVEKEHMMFYRREAMAEHPNGMKFHAFDAEGQSLREARYLSVGGGFVVTAGASNSQVIAAHDQLPYPFRTGRELLTMCRESGLSVAQLMMKNELTWREAGEVAAGLDRIWQVMQDCVSRGCGINYPEADGELPGPLRVRRRAPELYRNLTQRAERTLSDPLSVMDWVNLYAMAVNEENAAGGRVVTAPTNGAAGIIPAVLHYYDRFVPGSNREGVRDFLLTAAAVGLLYKYNASLSGAEVGCQGEVGVACSMAAGGLAAALGGSVEQVENAAEIGMEHNLGLTCDPVGGLVQIPCIERNAMASIKAVNAARMALRGDGQHYVSLDSVIKTMRETGADMKTKYKETARGGLAVNIVEC is encoded by the coding sequence GACGGCCTGCTGCCCAAGGTGGCGAGCGTGCGCGCCGAACTCTATGGGTCGCTCGGCGCCACGGGCAAGGGCCACGGCACCGACAAGGGCGTGCTGCTGGGCCTGATGGGCGAGGCCCCGGATACCGTCGACCCCGCCGCCATCGCCGGCATGATCGCCTCGGTGCGGGCCAGCCGCCAGCTGCCGTTGCTGGGCCACTATCCGGTGCCGTTCGTGGAAAAGGAACACATGATGTTCTACCGCCGCGAAGCCATGGCCGAGCACCCCAACGGCATGAAATTCCACGCCTTCGATGCCGAGGGCCAGTCGCTGCGCGAGGCCCGTTACCTGTCGGTGGGCGGCGGCTTCGTGGTGACGGCGGGCGCGTCCAACAGCCAGGTCATCGCCGCGCACGACCAGTTGCCGTACCCGTTCCGCACCGGCCGCGAGTTGCTGACCATGTGCCGCGAGAGCGGCCTGAGCGTGGCCCAGTTGATGATGAAGAACGAGCTGACCTGGCGCGAGGCCGGCGAGGTCGCGGCCGGGCTGGACCGCATCTGGCAGGTGATGCAGGACTGCGTTTCGCGCGGCTGCGGCATCAACTATCCCGAAGCCGACGGCGAGCTGCCGGGTCCGCTGCGGGTGCGCCGCCGCGCCCCCGAACTGTACCGCAACCTGACCCAGCGCGCCGAGCGCACGCTGTCCGATCCGCTGTCGGTGATGGACTGGGTCAACTTGTACGCCATGGCGGTGAACGAGGAAAACGCCGCCGGCGGCCGGGTGGTGACGGCGCCGACCAACGGCGCGGCGGGCATCATCCCGGCGGTGCTGCACTACTACGACCGTTTTGTCCCCGGTTCCAACCGCGAGGGCGTGCGCGACTTCCTGCTGACCGCGGCGGCCGTGGGCCTGCTGTACAAGTACAACGCCTCGCTGTCCGGCGCCGAAGTCGGCTGCCAGGGCGAGGTCGGCGTGGCCTGTTCGATGGCGGCTGGCGGCCTGGCCGCTGCGCTGGGCGGCTCGGTCGAGCAGGTCGAGAACGCGGCCGAGATCGGCATGGAGCACAACCTGGGCCTGACCTGCGACCCGGTCGGCGGATTGGTGCAGATTCCCTGTATCGAACGCAACGCCATGGCCTCGATCAAGGCCGTCAACGCCGCCCGCATGGCATTGCGCGGCGACGGCCAGCACTACGTGTCGCTGGATTCGGTCATCAAGACCATGCGCGAGACCGGCGCCGACATGAAGACCAAGTACAAGGAAACGGCGCGCGGCGGCCTGGCGGTGAATATCGTCGAGTGCTGA
- the htpX gene encoding protease HtpX produces MKRIILFVITNLAVMLVLSATLRILGVDRYLTANGLNLQALLIFSVVVGFTGAIISLLISKPMAKWSTGAQVLDPNAPRNQREAWLLDTVHQLADRAGIGRPEVAIYDGAPNAFATGAFKNDSLVAVSTGLLESMSEEEVAAVLAHEVAHIANGDMVTLTLIQGVVNTFVVFLARVVGYFIDRVVFKNERGLGPGYMVTVIVCEIIFGILASIIVAWFSRQREYRADAGSAHLMGAREPMIRALARLGGLEPGELPKSFEASGITGKGGLAAMFASHPPIPARIAALQNARVI; encoded by the coding sequence ATGAAACGCATCATCCTTTTCGTCATTACCAACCTGGCCGTCATGCTGGTGCTGTCGGCCACGCTGCGCATCCTGGGCGTAGACCGCTACCTGACCGCCAACGGCCTGAACCTGCAGGCGCTGTTGATCTTCTCGGTCGTGGTCGGCTTCACCGGCGCCATCATCTCGCTGCTGATCAGCAAGCCCATGGCCAAATGGAGCACCGGTGCCCAGGTGCTGGATCCGAACGCGCCGCGCAACCAGCGCGAGGCCTGGCTGCTGGACACCGTCCACCAGCTCGCCGATCGCGCCGGCATCGGCCGCCCGGAAGTCGCCATCTACGACGGCGCGCCCAACGCGTTCGCCACCGGCGCCTTCAAGAACGACTCGCTGGTGGCGGTGTCGACCGGCCTGCTCGAAAGCATGAGCGAAGAGGAAGTGGCGGCGGTGCTGGCCCACGAAGTGGCCCACATCGCCAACGGCGACATGGTCACGCTGACCCTGATCCAGGGCGTGGTCAACACCTTCGTGGTGTTCCTGGCGCGCGTGGTCGGCTACTTCATCGACCGCGTGGTGTTCAAGAACGAACGCGGCCTCGGCCCCGGCTACATGGTCACCGTGATCGTCTGTGAGATCATTTTCGGCATCCTGGCCTCGATCATCGTGGCCTGGTTCTCGCGCCAGCGCGAATACCGCGCCGACGCCGGCTCGGCCCACCTGATGGGCGCCCGCGAACCCATGATCCGCGCCCTGGCCCGCCTGGGCGGCCTGGAACCGGGCGAACTGCCCAAGTCGTTCGAAGCCTCCGGCATCACCGGCAAGGGCGGCCTGGCGGCCATGTTCGCCTCGCACCCGCCGATCCCGGCCCGCATCGCCGCGCTGCAGAACGCCCGCGTGATCTGA
- a CDS encoding DMT family transporter encodes MQALWMLLASAMFAIMGSFVKLGTEHGATLPQVVLFRGLPSVVLLLIWARAGRQSIVPTSWKLHLWRNLSGVTSMWLGFFAISHLPLATATSLNYTAPLFIACWMLGWGGAQRDPVRIAAVALGFLGVIAVLRPSINEDQWLAALLGLGAGAMSAIAMMQIRQLGRIGEPEWRTVLFFSVAVCASSFAGLGFEGWGQADWTGYSSLLGVGVTGLFGQLAMTRAFGLGSALLTAALQYSTIIFAALLGMGFWGDTLDGLAWAGMGLIISAGLLSVWRTMRDPKPT; translated from the coding sequence ATGCAGGCACTTTGGATGTTGCTGGCGTCCGCCATGTTCGCCATCATGGGGTCGTTCGTGAAGCTGGGCACCGAGCACGGCGCGACGCTGCCGCAAGTGGTGCTGTTCCGCGGCCTGCCATCGGTGGTGCTGCTGCTGATCTGGGCGCGCGCCGGGCGCCAGTCGATCGTGCCCACCAGCTGGAAACTGCACCTGTGGCGCAACCTGTCCGGCGTCACCTCGATGTGGCTCGGTTTCTTCGCCATCTCCCATCTGCCCCTGGCCACCGCCACCAGCCTGAACTACACGGCGCCGCTGTTCATCGCGTGCTGGATGCTGGGGTGGGGCGGGGCGCAGCGCGACCCGGTGCGGATCGCGGCCGTGGCCCTGGGCTTTTTGGGCGTGATCGCGGTGCTGCGTCCCAGCATCAACGAAGACCAGTGGCTGGCTGCCTTGCTGGGCCTGGGGGCGGGCGCCATGTCGGCCATCGCCATGATGCAGATTCGCCAGCTGGGCCGCATCGGCGAGCCCGAGTGGCGCACGGTGCTGTTCTTTTCGGTGGCGGTGTGCGCCTCCAGCTTCGCCGGCCTGGGCTTCGAGGGCTGGGGCCAGGCCGACTGGACCGGCTACAGCTCGCTGCTGGGCGTGGGCGTGACGGGCCTGTTCGGCCAGTTGGCCATGACGCGGGCGTTCGGCCTGGGGTCTGCATTGCTGACCGCGGCCCTGCAATACAGCACGATCATCTTCGCGGCCCTGCTCGGCATGGGTTTCTGGGGCGATACCCTGGACGGCCTGGCCTGGGCCGGGATGGGCCTGATCATTTCGGCGGGCCTGCTGTCGGTCTGGCGCACCATGCGTGACCCCAAGCCGACCTGA